In the Neomonachus schauinslandi chromosome 13, ASM220157v2, whole genome shotgun sequence genome, one interval contains:
- the LOC110581814 gene encoding LOW QUALITY PROTEIN: yrdC domain-containing protein, mitochondrial-like (The sequence of the model RefSeq protein was modified relative to this genomic sequence to represent the inferred CDS: inserted 1 base in 1 codon) — MSPARPCRGLRAAVAATVGLSEGPGGSARRGCLLRPPSPAPEAPGAQLLRLPESGAVRAASPEHAGWTEALRAAVAELRAGAVVAPTDTLYGLACSASCSAALGAVYHLKGLSEAKPLAVCLGRVADVYGYCHARVPEGLLKDXPGPVTLVLERSEELNKDLNPFTPLVGIRIPDHAFIQDLVQVFGGPVALTSANLSSQASSLNVEEFQDLWPQLSLVIDGGPTGDGQSPEYRLGSTVVDLSVPGKFDIIRPGCALESTAAILQQKYGLLPSH, encoded by the exons ATGTCTCCGGCGCGTCCGTGCAGGGGGCTGAGGGCCGCGGTGGCTGCCACCGTGGGGTTGAGCGAGGGGCCGGGGGGCTCCGCCCGGAGGGGCTGCCTCCTCCGCCCGCCGAGCCCCGCTCCGGAGGCGCCGGGGGCCCAGCTGTTGCGGCTCCCGGAGAGTGGGGCCGTGCGGGCCGCAAGCCCGGAGCATGCCGGCTGGACCGAGGCGCTGCGGGCCGCCGTGGCCGAGCTGCGCGCCGGCGCCGTGGTGGCCCCCACCGACACGCTGTACGGCCTGGCCTGTTCCGCGAGCTGCTCGGCGGCACTGGGCGCTGTGTACCACCTCAAGGGCCTCAGCGAGGCCAAGCCGCTGGCCGTCTGCCTGGGCCGCGTGGCCGACGTCTACGGGTACTGCCATGCGAGGGTACCTGAGGGACTCCTGAAAG TACCAGGACCAGTGACCCTGGTGTTGGAACGCTCGGAGGAGCTCAATAAGGACCTGAACCCCTTTACTCCTCTTGTAGGCATCCGGATTCCTGACCATGCCTTCATACAGGATTTGGTCCAGGTGTTTGGGGGACCAGTCGCTCTCACCAGTGCCAACCTCAGCTCCCAGGCCAGTTCTCTGAATGTCGAGGAGTTCCAGGACCTCTGGCCTCAGTTGTCCCTGGTCATTGATGGGGGACCAACTGGGGATGGCCAGAGCCCGGAGTATCGCCTGGGCTCAACTGTGGTTGATTTGTCTGTACCTGGAAAGTTTGACATCATTCGTCCAGGCTGTGCCCTGGAGAGTACTGCAGCCATCCTCCAGCAGAAGTACGGGCTGCTCCCCTCGCACTGA